A window of the Cytophagaceae bacterium genome harbors these coding sequences:
- a CDS encoding GntR family transcriptional regulator, with the protein MKVGEYNTLKILRGTGVGMYLGDDEGNDVLLPHKYIPENAVIGEDIDVFIYRDSEDRLIATNLKPLLLLNEFAVLEVVAVTGIGAFLDWGLEKDLFVPFKEQNHKLQTGQWVPVYLYLDTQTDRLVASAKVNKFFKNDQIENLEIGQEVDLMVFEKTDLGHNVVINNLYKGLVFENETFRRIAWGDNLKGFIKNIREDGKIDVSLQPIGFRKYIEPAAQQILDKLKQNNGILHLSDKSDPIEVMEILEMSKKSFKKAIGGLYKDKKIDILTDSIVILEEK; encoded by the coding sequence ATGAAAGTAGGAGAATATAATACCTTAAAAATCCTTCGCGGAACGGGCGTAGGTATGTATCTGGGCGACGATGAAGGCAACGACGTACTGTTGCCACACAAATACATCCCTGAGAACGCTGTGATTGGTGAAGATATCGATGTCTTTATCTACCGCGATTCTGAAGACCGCCTGATAGCGACCAATCTTAAGCCGCTGCTACTTCTCAATGAATTTGCTGTGCTCGAAGTGGTGGCCGTGACTGGTATCGGTGCCTTTTTGGATTGGGGACTGGAAAAAGACCTTTTTGTGCCCTTTAAAGAGCAAAATCATAAATTACAAACCGGACAATGGGTGCCTGTTTACCTTTATCTCGATACCCAAACCGACCGTCTGGTGGCTTCGGCAAAAGTCAATAAATTTTTTAAAAATGATCAGATAGAAAACCTGGAAATAGGGCAGGAGGTTGATTTGATGGTATTTGAAAAAACCGATTTGGGACACAATGTGGTGATAAACAATCTCTACAAAGGTCTGGTGTTTGAAAACGAAACTTTCCGGAGAATCGCCTGGGGAGATAATTTGAAAGGATTTATTAAAAATATCAGAGAAGATGGCAAAATTGACGTGTCACTTCAACCCATTGGCTTCAGGAAATACATTGAACCCGCAGCCCAACAAATTCTGGATAAGCTAAAGCAAAACAATGGAATTTTGCACCTATCCGATAAGTCTGATCCAATAGAAGTAATGGAGATATTGGAAATGAGTAAAAAGAGCTTCAAAAAGGCAATTGGTGGCCTCTACAAAGATAAAAAAATCGACATTTTGACCGATTCAATTGTGATTTT
- a CDS encoding sulfite exporter TauE/SafE family protein has translation MNFEIYQWAILGLGAAIIGMSKAGIKGIDMLNVTIMALVFGGKTSTGVVLPLLCVADVFAVWYYKRHIKMEYFWKLLPSVITGILLGVWLGQIIDDQLFKKIMTVIVLLTIIILLWMEMNKKAQFPHNRIFSNSMGLISGFTTMIGNLAGAFSNIYFLATGLPKNEFIGTAAWLFLVINLFKLPFQIFVWKNINFQTFTVDLYLIPFLIAGFFIGKKIVGIINESLFRKLVMGLTLGGSVLLLVS, from the coding sequence ATGAATTTTGAAATATACCAATGGGCAATTTTGGGTCTTGGAGCTGCCATCATCGGAATGTCAAAAGCCGGGATTAAGGGGATAGATATGCTCAATGTAACCATCATGGCGTTGGTTTTTGGTGGAAAAACATCCACAGGGGTCGTTTTGCCATTGCTTTGTGTCGCCGATGTTTTCGCAGTTTGGTATTACAAACGGCACATTAAAATGGAATATTTCTGGAAGCTTTTGCCCAGTGTCATTACAGGTATTTTACTTGGAGTTTGGCTTGGGCAAATCATTGATGACCAACTTTTTAAGAAAATCATGACCGTGATTGTGTTGTTGACTATCATAATATTACTTTGGATGGAGATGAACAAAAAGGCCCAATTTCCTCATAACCGCATTTTTTCCAATTCCATGGGTTTGATTTCGGGTTTTACCACCATGATTGGCAACCTTGCCGGGGCATTCTCCAATATTTATTTTCTGGCAACCGGACTTCCCAAAAATGAGTTCATTGGGACAGCAGCCTGGTTGTTTTTAGTGATAAATTTATTCAAATTACCCTTTCAGATTTTTGTCTGGAAAAATATTAATTTTCAAACCTTCACAGTTGATTTGTATCTGATTCCATTTCTAATTGCCGGTTTTTTTATAGGGAAAAAAATCGTGGGCATCATCAATGAAAGTTTATTTCGGAAACTCGTGATGGGGCTCACTTTAGGAGGTTCAGTATTGCTTTTGGTTTCCTGA
- a CDS encoding S8 family serine peptidase, translated as MKGILRFLFLFFISISTFGQQYFEGEIFVKLKTQYGTKIKNVTKSAELKQQLPFLESRILSNGKIIEKISKAFPEVKNNELKNILRLKLTQNDDLDKIIEQMKADGYYQYVEKVPFRKIIAVPNDTDYANQWSIQKIKAAEAWDVNPGGVDVIVAVVDNAVQTNHVDLSANMLPGKDMSSETDFDPNPPNATFSHGTHVAGIVSAVTNNNLGIAGSANNRVKILPVKATPDGGNPNGIYYGFEGIQWSVDHGAKIISLSWGGPGYSSTEQEVIDYAYQNGVMIVAAAGNENSAELQYPASYNHVISVASLDATDVRSSFSSYGQTVDISAPGRSILSTLPFDTYGSYSGTSMATPLVSSCLGFLWSCFPALTLEELENLIKTTSDKIDHLNPSFTGQLGAGRINLLSAVACKTENLVDFSVGITPSRYFCVGDTVNLSVPNVPGGSYEWFNATGNLIGSSNSLVSSSEGVFTAKVSKGFCIKSIDSKPLVYNKIISNSPGKLYLESQFCSGKDTLNIDPPNCNFPDFFQGNYAGPVVGYDGFEKSGNDPEIALEGVAGLIDSVEVSITWHKKDGGGNLSCGNADGGGIPFNEEIGFELVSPSGQKYTLISAGTYARGTVSAGQVTTTFKNNKPVVVSNSNPVTGVFGPVSSFSTLAGEIPNGTWKLLPVDNSLLDPLCVSGFSIKLYTNAAQSASQLTWWDNQTNGNIIGNNGQLILENLNTGVHDFYSQNQCTGLCPSVRVKNEIWVKSKPEVLAFKFTDVILTEPQVMEIVSASQIHFSNNSQNIYFVNGINAYNNPFSYQISNKTPLQSPVTICGPSNFVVIAAGCEGQIHWSDGTTNAGVLIQNLNADYQLSANCVENFSCPPQGPQFFSFINQNSEANYSGNLLINTTQDFHGNKISSDHVIHPSSRINYSADQNIILEPGFSVEKGNVFKASIEGCSN; from the coding sequence ATGAAAGGTATTTTAAGGTTTCTTTTTCTTTTTTTTATTTCTATAAGCACCTTCGGACAGCAGTATTTCGAAGGTGAAATATTTGTTAAACTCAAAACTCAATACGGTACCAAAATAAAGAACGTAACAAAATCTGCTGAATTAAAACAACAACTGCCTTTTTTGGAATCCCGTATTCTATCTAATGGAAAAATTATTGAAAAAATTTCAAAAGCCTTTCCGGAAGTCAAAAATAATGAATTAAAAAACATTCTCAGGCTAAAACTCACACAAAACGACGATTTGGACAAAATCATAGAGCAGATGAAGGCTGATGGATATTATCAGTATGTGGAGAAAGTGCCTTTTCGCAAAATAATTGCTGTACCTAATGATACCGATTACGCCAATCAGTGGTCAATTCAGAAAATAAAAGCTGCAGAAGCATGGGATGTAAACCCTGGTGGTGTAGATGTTATTGTTGCTGTGGTTGATAATGCAGTTCAAACCAATCATGTTGATCTTTCAGCCAATATGTTACCCGGGAAAGATATGTCTTCAGAGACAGACTTTGACCCAAATCCTCCAAATGCCACTTTTAGTCATGGAACACATGTGGCGGGAATTGTGTCGGCAGTAACCAATAATAATTTAGGAATTGCTGGGTCGGCCAATAACCGGGTAAAAATATTGCCAGTTAAGGCAACACCTGACGGAGGTAATCCCAATGGCATCTATTACGGCTTTGAAGGAATCCAATGGTCTGTGGATCATGGGGCAAAGATTATCAGTTTATCCTGGGGCGGGCCGGGGTATTCGAGTACCGAACAAGAGGTAATTGATTATGCTTATCAAAATGGAGTAATGATAGTGGCGGCTGCAGGAAATGAAAATTCTGCCGAATTGCAATATCCCGCTTCTTACAATCATGTGATTTCGGTGGCAAGCCTCGATGCAACTGACGTCAGAAGCTCATTTTCAAGCTATGGACAGACAGTTGATATTTCCGCTCCGGGCAGGTCAATATTGAGCACTTTGCCTTTTGATACATATGGTTCATATAGTGGCACTTCTATGGCTACTCCTCTGGTTTCATCTTGTTTAGGATTTTTATGGTCTTGTTTTCCGGCCTTAACTTTAGAAGAACTAGAAAATCTGATTAAAACCACTTCAGATAAAATCGACCATCTTAATCCTTCTTTTACTGGTCAATTAGGTGCCGGTAGAATCAACTTATTGAGTGCGGTGGCCTGTAAAACTGAGAATCTGGTTGATTTTTCAGTTGGAATTACCCCTTCACGATATTTTTGTGTTGGCGATACGGTAAATCTTTCAGTGCCTAATGTTCCCGGAGGAAGCTATGAATGGTTTAATGCCACAGGAAATTTAATTGGGAGTTCCAATTCCCTAGTTTCCAGTTCAGAAGGTGTTTTTACTGCGAAAGTTTCCAAAGGTTTCTGTATAAAAAGTATAGACTCAAAACCTTTGGTTTACAATAAGATAATTAGTAATTCTCCCGGAAAATTATATCTTGAGTCACAATTTTGTTCAGGAAAAGATACTCTGAATATCGATCCCCCAAATTGTAATTTTCCGGATTTCTTTCAGGGAAATTACGCCGGACCGGTGGTTGGGTATGATGGTTTCGAGAAAAGTGGAAATGACCCGGAAATTGCTCTGGAAGGTGTTGCAGGATTGATTGATTCGGTAGAAGTCAGCATTACCTGGCACAAAAAAGATGGAGGAGGAAACCTATCATGTGGAAATGCAGATGGAGGAGGAATTCCATTTAACGAAGAAATTGGTTTTGAATTAGTTTCACCATCAGGCCAGAAATATACTTTGATTTCAGCCGGAACTTACGCCCGCGGAACGGTTTCGGCAGGCCAGGTTACCACTACCTTTAAAAACAATAAACCAGTGGTAGTCTCAAATAGTAATCCGGTTACCGGAGTTTTTGGGCCAGTGAGTTCTTTTTCAACTTTGGCTGGCGAAATACCCAACGGCACATGGAAATTATTACCGGTTGACAATTCACTTCTTGATCCATTATGTGTTTCAGGTTTTAGTATAAAATTATATACCAATGCGGCCCAGTCGGCTTCACAATTGACCTGGTGGGACAATCAAACTAATGGAAATATTATCGGAAATAACGGACAACTGATTTTAGAGAATTTGAACACAGGTGTTCATGATTTTTACTCGCAAAATCAATGTACAGGTTTGTGCCCTTCTGTAAGGGTAAAAAACGAAATTTGGGTAAAAAGCAAACCGGAAGTTTTAGCGTTTAAGTTTACAGACGTAATTCTTACTGAGCCGCAGGTAATGGAAATAGTTTCAGCAAGCCAAATTCATTTTTCGAATAATTCTCAAAACATTTATTTTGTAAACGGAATAAATGCCTACAATAATCCATTTTCCTATCAAATTTCAAACAAAACACCTCTTCAAAGCCCGGTAACTATTTGTGGGCCATCAAATTTTGTGGTGATTGCAGCCGGATGTGAGGGACAAATCCATTGGAGCGATGGTACCACCAATGCAGGGGTTTTAATTCAAAATTTAAATGCCGATTATCAACTATCAGCCAATTGTGTTGAGAATTTTAGCTGTCCACCACAAGGCCCTCAATTTTTTAGTTTTATAAATCAAAATTCCGAAGCTAATTATTCCGGAAATCTTCTCATAAATACCACTCAGGATTTTCATGGAAACAAAATTTCTTCAGATCATGTAATCCATCCTTCATCCAGAATTAATTACTCTGCAGACCAAAACATTATACTTGAGCCAGGATTTTCGGTAGAAAAAGGAAATGTTTTCAAGGCCAGCATAGAAGGCTGCAGCAATTGA
- a CDS encoding PIG-L family deacetylase — protein MKKILLTLTLFYLPVCLFAQNQTLSSSEILQGIKKLNTVGNAMYIAAHPDDENALLISWLANEKKVRTAYMALTRGDGGQNLIGAEQGEYVGLLRTHELLEARKIDGGEQYFSRAIDFGFSKKTEEALSIWGKEQILEDMVYQIRKFKPDVLINRFPPDERAGHGHHSASAVLAAEAFDAAADPKIFPDQVKTFGIWQVKRLVWNSFNRGFTNAAPNEPSFFKVSLGDYNPLLGVSYPELAAKARSKHRSQGFGSAPSRGERFDFMVNVKGEPAKEDLFENIDLSWNRVENGESIGKLLNEIIALFDIQNPGKSTEKLIDVYRKIESLPENPYKQNKLEECMKLIMGTAGLYFEANPTTNTVAPGESLKILTTATNRSSQEVILQKISIKGIAAADSVINQKLSFNKNSEAQLIVKIPANAENTQPYWLQTPSKKGIYQLKNPEFRGLPMAPAPLFASFEFSINGKNLEFSHPLKYKYTEPSLGEIYKYLEIRPEINLNLDQKVYIFSDEKPKKVSVKAFSNKINAKAKVSLEAGKGWVVNPKEIEVNFPEKNQEKQLDFFVTPPKNASQTTISVSAKTENGVISNSIKTIKYDHIPELNIFPEAKSIAQKINISKTGNKIGYVAGAGDEVPDALRQIGYEVSMLDQNTIGGNLADFDAIIIGVRAYNTENWLPGMQNTLFEYVKNGGNMIVQYQTQAFYGTVKTKELGPYPINIGRGRVTDEDAEMKILDPTNKILNTPNKITTKDFEGWVQERGLYFADKWSDQYKSIFSIKDQGETEQEGSLLIAKYGKGNYIFTGLSFFRQLPAGVPGAYRLMANLISLEKN, from the coding sequence ATGAAAAAAATATTGCTTACCCTTACACTATTTTATTTACCGGTGTGTCTTTTCGCTCAGAATCAGACATTAAGCTCAAGTGAAATTCTCCAGGGAATAAAAAAATTAAACACCGTGGGCAACGCCATGTACATTGCAGCCCATCCCGATGACGAAAATGCACTATTAATATCCTGGCTGGCCAATGAAAAAAAAGTAAGGACAGCATATATGGCACTTACACGTGGTGACGGTGGACAAAATTTGATTGGTGCAGAGCAGGGTGAATACGTTGGACTACTCAGAACACACGAGCTGCTTGAAGCCCGGAAAATTGATGGTGGTGAACAGTATTTTTCAAGGGCAATTGATTTTGGTTTTTCAAAAAAAACTGAAGAAGCACTTTCGATTTGGGGAAAAGAACAGATTCTGGAAGATATGGTTTATCAAATCAGGAAATTTAAACCCGATGTTTTGATTAACCGATTCCCGCCAGATGAAAGGGCTGGCCATGGACATCATTCCGCATCGGCAGTTTTGGCAGCAGAGGCATTTGACGCCGCGGCAGATCCAAAAATATTTCCAGACCAGGTTAAAACTTTTGGAATTTGGCAGGTAAAAAGATTGGTTTGGAATTCTTTTAACCGGGGCTTTACCAACGCCGCTCCTAATGAACCCTCATTTTTCAAAGTATCTTTGGGCGACTACAACCCACTGTTGGGCGTTTCTTATCCTGAATTGGCGGCAAAAGCCCGCAGCAAGCACCGTAGTCAGGGGTTTGGCTCGGCACCATCCAGAGGTGAAAGATTTGATTTTATGGTTAATGTGAAAGGTGAACCTGCCAAGGAAGATCTTTTTGAAAACATAGATTTAAGCTGGAACAGAGTAGAAAATGGCGAAAGTATCGGAAAATTGTTAAATGAAATTATTGCCTTATTTGATATTCAAAACCCCGGAAAAAGCACTGAAAAGCTTATTGATGTTTACAGAAAAATAGAATCACTCCCTGAAAATCCATATAAACAAAATAAGCTGGAAGAGTGTATGAAACTCATCATGGGTACTGCAGGTTTATATTTTGAAGCCAATCCTACAACCAATACCGTTGCTCCTGGAGAATCTCTGAAAATTTTGACCACAGCCACAAACCGTAGCAGCCAGGAAGTTATTCTACAGAAAATTAGTATCAAAGGTATTGCTGCTGCTGACTCCGTAATTAATCAGAAACTTAGTTTTAATAAGAATTCAGAAGCTCAATTGATAGTTAAGATTCCAGCAAATGCAGAGAATACTCAGCCGTATTGGTTACAAACACCCTCAAAAAAAGGAATTTATCAGTTGAAAAATCCGGAATTCAGAGGATTGCCCATGGCACCTGCCCCACTTTTTGCCAGTTTTGAATTTAGCATAAATGGTAAAAATCTGGAATTTTCACATCCTCTTAAATATAAATACACCGAACCTTCCCTGGGTGAGATTTATAAATATCTGGAAATAAGACCCGAAATCAACCTTAATCTGGACCAGAAAGTATATATTTTTTCTGATGAGAAACCAAAAAAGGTTTCTGTGAAAGCATTTTCAAATAAAATTAATGCCAAAGCAAAAGTAAGTTTGGAAGCCGGAAAAGGCTGGGTAGTAAATCCTAAAGAAATTGAGGTAAATTTCCCGGAAAAAAACCAGGAAAAACAACTAGATTTTTTTGTTACCCCTCCAAAAAATGCATCTCAAACAACCATAAGTGTATCAGCAAAAACCGAAAATGGTGTAATTTCAAATTCCATAAAAACCATCAAATATGACCACATACCCGAACTTAATATTTTTCCGGAAGCAAAATCAATCGCACAAAAAATTAATATTTCAAAAACCGGAAACAAGATCGGTTATGTGGCCGGAGCTGGCGATGAAGTACCTGATGCACTCCGACAAATCGGTTATGAAGTAAGTATGCTAGATCAAAATACCATAGGAGGCAATTTGGCAGATTTTGATGCAATTATCATTGGGGTGAGAGCTTATAACACGGAAAACTGGCTTCCCGGAATGCAAAACACCCTTTTTGAATATGTGAAAAATGGCGGAAATATGATTGTTCAATATCAGACCCAGGCATTTTACGGAACTGTAAAAACCAAAGAATTAGGTCCATACCCCATAAATATTGGTCGCGGAAGAGTAACCGACGAAGATGCTGAAATGAAAATCTTGGACCCAACAAATAAAATTCTTAATACACCAAATAAAATCACCACAAAAGACTTTGAGGGCTGGGTTCAGGAGCGAGGCCTTTATTTTGCCGACAAGTGGTCAGATCAATATAAAAGCATATTTTCTATAAAAGACCAGGGCGAAACCGAGCAAGAAGGTAGTTTATTGATTGCAAAATATGGAAAAGGAAATTATATCTTTACGGGACTTTCTTTTTTCAGACAATTGCCGGCAGGGGTTCCCGGAGCCTATCGACTGATGGCCAATTTAATATCGCTTGAAAAAAATTAA
- a CDS encoding VWA domain-containing protein: MAIYLIYFVRIFIISKKLKASANSSFLKFIIRGLYFGALSLALLGPSFGITEIEARSTAKDIYLAFDLSQSMNATDVAPSRLEKAKNEILGLIDRFQSDKIGLIIFNSEAQLVVPLTYDHESLKSNISNLKTTLLSSGSSDLNPVFELVLNKFSASRSPKNHIKNCLIVTDGEFFEPTDAQFINQLKANKINITIFAIGTQIGSKIPVINGFKKDKAGNEVVSVLDIQQIAEISKKTAGKYFVANNQKNELNGMIENILSIKSSEMDINQQTVTYNKYSYFLLVALLLIIIDFLLTVNVLKI; encoded by the coding sequence TTGGCAATATATCTCATTTATTTTGTCCGGATTTTCATCATATCAAAAAAACTCAAAGCTTCAGCCAATTCCTCTTTTCTAAAATTTATAATCAGAGGTTTGTATTTTGGAGCATTGAGCCTGGCACTATTGGGTCCAAGTTTTGGAATTACAGAAATAGAAGCACGTTCTACCGCAAAAGATATCTATCTGGCATTTGATCTTTCTCAGTCAATGAACGCCACCGATGTAGCTCCATCAAGATTGGAAAAAGCCAAAAATGAAATTCTGGGTCTAATTGATCGCTTTCAATCTGATAAAATTGGCCTGATAATTTTCAATTCTGAAGCTCAGTTGGTTGTACCGCTAACATATGATCATGAAAGTTTGAAATCAAATATTTCTAATCTAAAAACTACACTTTTGTCATCCGGCAGTTCTGATTTAAATCCGGTTTTTGAACTGGTTTTGAATAAATTTTCGGCTAGTCGGTCTCCCAAAAACCATATAAAAAACTGTCTGATTGTGACAGATGGTGAGTTTTTTGAACCTACTGATGCTCAATTCATTAATCAATTAAAAGCCAACAAAATCAATATTACTATTTTTGCAATAGGTACCCAAATCGGGAGTAAAATCCCGGTAATTAATGGTTTTAAAAAAGATAAAGCGGGCAATGAAGTAGTCTCAGTACTTGATATTCAGCAAATCGCTGAAATCTCCAAAAAGACCGCAGGAAAATATTTTGTTGCCAATAATCAAAAAAATGAACTAAACGGAATGATCGAAAATATCTTGTCTATCAAAAGCAGTGAAATGGACATCAATCAACAAACTGTGACTTACAACAAGTATTCATATTTTTTATTAGTGGCACTTTTATTAATTATTATTGACTTCCTTTTAACTGTTAATGTACTGAAAATCTGA
- a CDS encoding tetratricopeptide repeat protein, giving the protein MYQFIYHIIFFLLNPQYFYNIDQKNDLKIEFNKAFSEKKYQKSIKIFEKINEISRIIDPELNFDAAHAYFYTGDTLNARIKYETAKNLPDVLPSSQALNQLGIISLMAKDSTKALDYFKQSLKINPELNAARYNYELISKLFKPKTNNQNSPTQETQNQEVIASEEKEQEFSEYKSKNISKEKALQLLDDLKNSELKISTNTKNSKKNIEKDW; this is encoded by the coding sequence ATGTATCAATTTATATATCATATCATATTTTTCCTGCTTAATCCTCAATATTTTTATAATATTGACCAGAAAAATGATTTAAAAATTGAATTCAATAAGGCTTTTTCCGAAAAAAAATACCAAAAAAGCATTAAGATTTTTGAAAAAATAAATGAAATCAGCCGGATTATTGACCCCGAATTAAATTTTGATGCTGCACATGCATACTTTTATACAGGCGATACTCTAAATGCCCGAATCAAATATGAAACCGCAAAAAATCTGCCTGATGTATTGCCATCATCGCAAGCATTAAATCAATTGGGTATTATTTCCCTGATGGCCAAAGATTCAACTAAAGCATTGGATTATTTCAAACAAAGTCTTAAAATAAATCCGGAACTCAACGCGGCGAGATATAATTATGAATTGATTTCCAAATTATTTAAACCAAAAACCAATAACCAGAATTCACCTACACAAGAAACACAAAATCAGGAAGTTATCGCTTCAGAAGAAAAAGAACAGGAGTTTTCTGAATACAAATCCAAAAATATTTCAAAAGAAAAAGCTCTTCAGCTGTTGGATGACCTAAAAAATTCAGAACTTAAAATATCGACTAATACTAAAAATAGTAAGAAAAATATAGAAAAAGATTGGTAA
- a CDS encoding phosphoribosylaminoimidazolesuccinocarboxamide synthase: MNSIKETNFNFKNQTGFYKGKVRDVYSIGNHLLMVASDRISAFDVVLPRAIPFKGQVLNQIAAKNLEATRDIVPNWLIATPDPNVSFGHQCTTFPVEMVVRGYLAGHAWREYKAGKRSVCGVSLPDGLKENDKLPTPIITPTTKAHVGHDEDISREDILAKELVEEKQYEELERIALELFNRGTEMALKNGLILVDTKYEFGEKDGIIYLIDEIHTPDSSRYFYADQYQDNQDKGLPQKQLSKEFVREWLIANNFQGKEGQVVPEMTDEKVEEISNRYIELFEKVTGEKFKKKQSKDILKRMETNIKSFLKNI, from the coding sequence ATGAACAGTATTAAAGAGACAAATTTTAACTTTAAAAATCAAACGGGATTTTATAAAGGCAAAGTACGTGACGTATATTCGATTGGTAATCACCTGCTTATGGTTGCCTCTGACAGGATTTCCGCGTTTGATGTTGTATTACCCAGAGCCATACCTTTTAAAGGCCAGGTGCTTAATCAGATAGCAGCAAAAAATCTTGAGGCTACTCGCGATATTGTACCCAACTGGCTTATTGCCACGCCTGACCCCAATGTTTCTTTTGGTCATCAGTGCACAACTTTTCCTGTCGAGATGGTAGTGAGAGGTTATTTGGCAGGTCATGCCTGGCGGGAATATAAAGCCGGAAAAAGGTCGGTTTGTGGTGTCAGTCTGCCCGACGGTCTCAAAGAAAACGATAAACTTCCTACTCCAATAATTACTCCTACTACCAAAGCTCACGTAGGACATGACGAAGATATTTCAAGAGAAGACATCCTCGCCAAAGAATTGGTAGAAGAAAAACAATACGAAGAGCTTGAACGAATTGCACTTGAATTGTTCAATAGAGGAACAGAAATGGCTCTTAAAAATGGTTTGATTTTGGTAGATACCAAATATGAATTCGGCGAAAAAGATGGAATTATCTATCTGATTGATGAAATTCATACGCCTGATTCTTCCCGATATTTTTATGCCGATCAATATCAGGATAACCAGGATAAAGGATTACCGCAGAAACAATTGTCTAAAGAATTTGTGCGTGAATGGCTTATAGCCAATAATTTTCAGGGCAAAGAAGGTCAGGTGGTACCCGAAATGACCGACGAAAAAGTAGAAGAGATATCCAACAGGTATATCGAGTTATTTGAAAAAGTAACAGGAGAGAAGTTTAAAAAGAAGCAATCAAAAGATATCCTGAAGCGTATGGAAACCAATATCAAAAGTTTCCTAAAAAATATTTAA
- a CDS encoding pyridoxal phosphate-dependent aminotransferase: MSKEFKKSDRLNNLSYAIRGPVFEKAQQLEALGQKIINLNIGNPAPFGFDVPDEIVHDMILNLRNAQGYSHHLGIFSARKAIQHYTQQIGIKDVKIEDIFIGNGVSELIVMCMQALLNDGDEVLIPAPDYPLWTTAVALSGGKPVHYICDEASDWNPDVEDMEKKITSKTKGIVIINPNNPTGAVYEKDVLQKIVKLAEKHNLILFSDEIYDKILYDGHKHIPAATLSDDVFFMTFGGLSKNYRAAGFRGGWVIPSGAKSKAKSFLEGLTLLASMRLCANVPTQYAIQTALGGYQSINDLVAEGGRLKKQRDLIHYKLTDIPGVSCVKPKGALYVFPKIDMKKFDIGGDEQFALDLLAEQKVFIVAGTGFNYPGHQHFRAVFLPETDTLELASDRIAEFLNGKRIKSKKLIEV, encoded by the coding sequence ATGTCGAAAGAATTTAAAAAAAGCGACCGTCTCAATAACCTGAGCTATGCTATCAGGGGACCTGTTTTTGAAAAAGCTCAGCAATTGGAGGCTTTGGGGCAAAAAATCATCAATCTAAACATCGGCAATCCTGCTCCATTTGGTTTTGATGTGCCCGATGAGATTGTTCATGATATGATTTTAAACCTTAGAAATGCTCAGGGTTATTCGCACCATTTGGGTATTTTTTCAGCACGCAAAGCCATCCAGCATTATACCCAGCAAATAGGTATCAAAGACGTAAAAATCGAGGATATTTTTATTGGGAATGGGGTCAGTGAGTTGATAGTCATGTGTATGCAAGCCTTGCTAAATGATGGTGATGAAGTGCTCATTCCGGCACCAGATTACCCTTTGTGGACTACCGCAGTGGCACTTTCAGGAGGCAAACCTGTCCATTACATCTGTGACGAAGCTTCCGACTGGAATCCTGATGTGGAGGATATGGAGAAAAAAATTACCTCCAAAACCAAAGGCATTGTTATCATCAACCCCAACAATCCAACTGGAGCAGTTTATGAAAAAGATGTTTTGCAAAAAATCGTAAAACTGGCCGAAAAACACAATTTGATTCTGTTTTCTGACGAAATTTATGATAAAATACTCTACGACGGGCACAAACATATTCCGGCAGCTACGCTTTCTGATGATGTCTTCTTTATGACTTTTGGTGGATTGTCCAAAAACTATCGTGCCGCCGGTTTCCGGGGAGGCTGGGTGATTCCAAGTGGAGCAAAATCAAAAGCAAAATCATTCCTCGAAGGCTTAACTTTGCTAGCCAGCATGCGTCTTTGTGCCAATGTGCCTACCCAATATGCCATCCAAACCGCTTTGGGAGGATATCAGTCGATAAACGACCTGGTAGCCGAAGGTGGAAGATTGAAAAAACAAAGAGATTTGATACATTATAAGCTCACTGATATTCCGGGAGTAAGCTGTGTTAAACCGAAAGGGGCACTATATGTTTTCCCTAAAATCGACATGAAAAAGTTTGACATCGGTGGAGATGAGCAGTTTGCCCTGGATTTGTTGGCAGAGCAAAAAGTATTTATTGTTGCAGGTACAGGATTTAACTATCCCGGCCACCAACATTTCAGAGCCGTTTTTTTGCCTGAAACAGATACTTTAGAGCTGGCCTCAGACCGGATAGCCGAATTCTTAAATGGCAAAAGGATAAAAAGTAAAAAATTAATTGAAGTCTGA